A genomic stretch from Triplophysa dalaica isolate WHDGS20190420 chromosome 4, ASM1584641v1, whole genome shotgun sequence includes:
- the LOC130419393 gene encoding arrestin domain-containing protein 3-like → MFLTVKSISVIYSPINQDNTFTNGDFISGQVILDVAKETEMQSLSIKIKGKADVQWSEHYGKTTVVYSDKEKFYSMERFFVREDKSHGNDHELLKDPSGQAYSSVVAPGRHVYPFVFQLPQQNYPPSFKGSAGKIVYTLMTKLCRSLRVSSKAAADFHYVPKPDLQNPELLAPQYGTIDKQMKLFTSGSVAMNLKTEKTGYYLDEGLKVLAEIQNNSSRAIKPKYYLYEKHSFLAKGKRRIHTHDILKEEGEPIEQKTNKNVTKVLTIPPSLSASIFNCRIIKVEYRLRVCLDVPYASDPEIKFPIVLLPPQTTSGAKCPSNSDFGIWNQQAGGSLYPNTPPMAPGQFGASGNYGPSPGQFGTPGNSGPSGQYAAPGYVGPLSQFAPPGYPGPPAQLHPPVSNFQQSDASALPPYQDYQLYPHIPDETKKS, encoded by the exons ATGTTTCTCACCGTCAAGAGCATATCTGTGATTTACAGTCCTATAAATCAGGACAATACGTTTACCAACGGAGATTTTATATCGGGGCAAGTCATTCTCGATGTTGCGAAGGAAACAGAAATGCAATCTTTAAgtatcaaaataaaagggaaggCAGACGTCCAATGGAGCGAACATTATGGCAAAACCACCGTTGTTTACTCAGATAAGGAAAAGTTTTATTCGATGGAGCGATTTTTCGTTCGGGAGGACAAATCTCATG GTAATGACCACGAGTTGCTGAAAGACCCATCTGGACAGGCTT ATAGCTCAGTTGTGGCACCAGGACGTCATGTTTACCCATTCGTTTTTCAGTTGCCTCAACA GAATTACCCACCGTCTTTCAAAGGTTCAGCGGGCAAAATTGTGTACACCTTAATGACAAAACTGTGCAGGTCATTACGTGTTTCTAGCAAAGCCGCGGCTGATTTCCACTATGTTCCCAAACCTGACCTGCAAAATCCTGAACTTCTG GCACCTCAGTATGGAACCATAGATAAGCAAATGAAGCTCTTTACCTCTGGGAGTGTCGCCATGAACCTAAAGACTGAGAAAACAGGATACTACCTTG ATGAGGGATTGAAGGTTTTGGCTGAAATTCAGAACAACTCATCCCGTGCAATCAAACCAAAATACTACCTGTATGAAAAACACAGTTTCTTAGCAAAAGGCAAACGAAggatacacacacatgacattCTAAAAGAGGAGGGAGAACCTATTgagcagaaaacaaacaaaaatgtcaccAAAGTGCTTACAATTCCACCTAGCCTTAGTGCCTCTATCTTCAACTGTAGGATCATCAAGGTTGAGTACAGACTGAGA GTCTGCCTTGATGTGCCTTATGCCTCAGATCCAGAGATCAAATTTCCAATCGTCCTTCTACCTCCTCAGACTACCTCAGGTGCAAAGTGTCCCTCTAATAGCGACTTTGGAATTTGGAACCAACAAGCAGGAGGCAGTCTATACCCCAATACTCCTCCTATGGCTCCTGGTCAGTTTGGGGCCTCTGGGAACTATGGACCTTCTCCTGGTCAATTTGGTACCCCTGGAAACTCTGGACCCTCTGGTCAATATGCTGCACCCGGTTATGTTGGACCTTTGAGTCAGTTTGCTCCTCCTGGTTACCCGGGACCTCCAGCACAACTTCATCCTCCAGTTTCAAATTTTCAACAATCTGACGCCTCAGCTTTACCTCCTTATCAGGATTATCAATTATATCCACACATTCCTGATGAGACCAAAAAATCttga